A single region of the Silene latifolia isolate original U9 population chromosome 8, ASM4854445v1, whole genome shotgun sequence genome encodes:
- the LOC141597553 gene encoding polyphenol oxidase, chloroplastic-like → MASHPCCPPNNITTISSTKHISSTLLFHKSRFFTTRSHGSIPKISCKSTKDDAQNPKTTSNSNENNSNITNTKFDRRNMLIGLGGLYGAAGTLTAAPETLASPLTTDLARCGPAFNGLNCCPPKATNVIDFKVPPVPNILRVRLAAHLVDEQYKQKFFKAITLMKALPSSDPRNFLQQANVHCAYCNGGYTQLGFTNLDIQVHDSWIFLPFHRLYLYFFERILGKLIDDPTFALPFWNWDTPAGMQMPAMYTDTGSPLYDRLRNGDHQPPRVVDLNYDGRDDSDETDDDIIAGNLSVMYRQMVSNSRTNRLFMGQPFRAGDDPNPGSGSLENVPHGPVHVWAGDPNQPNGEDMGTFYAAARDPIFYAHHCNIDRMWFLWKTLGGNRKDFTDPDWLNASFIFYDENAQAVRVRVKDCLDPKKLGYTYQNVDLPWVNARPTPRPSKLKTLFSTPKPANAMNSNSTKVKFPRPLNTVLRTDVQRPKKSRSKKEKEHEEEVLEIHIEVDKHVYVKFDVYINDEDDIPSKKTKIRTEYAGSFVNVPHKHKRGDDHSKKVKTTLRLGLTEIIEDLGADDDEGVTVTLIPRSGKDGIVIKSMKIEFSS, encoded by the coding sequence ATGGCCTCTCACCCTTGTTGTCCTCCTAACAATATCACCACAATCTCATCAACCAAGCACATTTCTTCTACCCTTCTCTTCCATAAATCTCGATTTTTCACGACTCGAAGCCATGGCTCGATACCAAAAATATCGTGTAAATCGACCAAAGACGATGCCCAAAACCCTAAAACAACGTCCAATAGTAATGAAAACAATAGTAATATTACTAATACTAAGTTTGATAGAAGAAATATGCTTATTGGGCTAGGGGGTCTATATGGTGCGGCTGGGACTCTCACAGCCGCACCAGAAACCCTAGCCTCCCCTCTCACAACAGACCTAGCCAGGTGCGGTCCAGCTTTCAATGGTTTAAACTGTTGTCCGCCAAAGGCTACAAATGTTATCGATTTTAAGGTCCCACCTGTTCCTAATATTTTACGAGTACGCCTTGCGGCTCATCTAGTTGATGAACAATATAAACAAAAGTTTTTCAAGGCTATAACCCTAATGAAGGCCTTACCTTCTAGTGATCCACGTAATTTTTTACAACAAGCTAATGTTCATTGTGCTTATTGTAATGGAGGTTACACTCAATTAGGGTTTACAAATCTAGACATTCAAGTCCATGATTCTTGGATTTTTTTACCTTTTCATAGGTTATATCTTTACTTTTTTGAAAGAATATTAGGTAAGTTAATTGATGACCCGACTTTTGCCCTTCCTTTTTGGAATTGGGATACACCGGCAGGCATGCAGATGCCTGCCATGTATACTGATACAGGCTCACCTTTATATGATCGTCTTCGTAATGGAGACCATCAACCCCCTAGGGTTGTAGATCTGAATTACGATGGACGGGATGATAGTGATGAGACTGATGATGATATAATCGCGGGTAACCTTAGTGTTATGTACCGACAAATGGTGTCTAACTCGAGAACCAATAGGTTGTTCATGGGACAACCTTTTCGTGCTGGGGATGACCCTAACCCTGGATCTGGCTCCCTAGAAAATGTCCCTCATGGTCCAGTTCACGTTTGGGCTGGTGACCCGAACCAGCCCAATGGTGAGGACATGGGGACATTTTACGCGGCAGCGCGAGATCCAATATTTTATGCCCACCATTGTAATATCGACCGTATGTGGTTTTTATGGAAAACCTTAGGTGGTAATAGAAAAGACTTTACCGATCCTGATTGGTTAAATGCGTCATTTATTTTCTATGATGAAAATGCACAAGCCGTACGTGTAAGAGTCAAAGATTGCTTAGACCCCAAAAAGTTAGGGTACACTTACCAAAACGTTGACTTACCTTGGGTCAACGCTCGACCAACTCCAAGACCGTCTAAACTTAAGACCTTATTCTCAACACCCAAACCCGCAAATGCCATGAACTCAAACTCCACAAAAGTCAAATTTCCTAGGCCTCTAAACACTGTGCTACGCACAGACGTCCAGAGGCCTAAGAAATCGAGGAGCAAGAAGGAGAAAGAACAcgaagaagaggttctcgagatCCATATCGAAGTCGACAAACATGTATATGTCAAATTCGACGTGTATATCAACGATGAAGACGATATTCCTTCAAAAAAGACGAAAATTAGGACCGAGTATGCAGGGAGTTTTGTTAATGTACCTCATAAACACAAGCGTGGCGACGATCATAGTAAAAAGGTTAAGACTACATTAAGGCTTGGATTAACGGAGATTATTGAAGATTTAGGAGCTGATGATGATGAAGGTGTAACGGTAACTTTGATTCCTCGATCAGGCAAAGATGGGATTGTTATTAAGAGTATGAAGATTGAGTTTTCTTCTTGA